GGCCAGGATGCGGTCGGAGACCCGGTGGGGGATCCCGGCGGCGGCGAAGGCGGCGGCGATGCGCTCCACCCGGGGCGTGACCTGGCCGTCCAGCTCGCCGAAGGTGATGTCGCGGCGGGCGCTGGTCTGCCGGATCCTGCCGGGTTCGACCAGGGCCGTCTCGATGTGGCAAAGCCCTCCCAGGACCCGCTGGCGCCCAAACCGGCCGGCCAGGACCTCCAGGTGGTCGATCCCGTTCATCAGGGGCAGGATGGCCGTCTCGCTGCCCACCAGGGCGGCCATCTCGTCCAGCACCCCGGGCAGGCTGTAGGTCTTGACGGTGACCAGCACCAGATCGGCCCCCTGGCCGGGCGGCAAGGCCAGTTCCTCCGCCAGCCGCAGGCCCCGGTCGGTGGCAACGGGCCGGAGGCTGAAGCGCCCGTACACGCTCTCGATGTGCAGGCCACTGCGTCGCATGACCCGCAGGTGCCGCCCCCGGGCCAGGAACCCCACCCGTGCCCCGTGCAGGGCGGTACCGGGCTCGGCCCACTGGGCAGCCCGGGCCAGGAGAGCGCCGAAGTAGCCTCCCACGCCCCCGGCTCCGATCACGGCAATATGCATGGTGTTCACCCCCGTTCACGTCGGTTGTGGTGCACCGGTACCACCCCGCCCGGGGCGATGGCACTGGCCCTGGCCACCGGCGGGGCTTCGACCCCGCGCGCAGCAAGTCCCGCCGGTCAGATGGGCTGCAGGCGCCGAGGGGCGCCTCTCGGCGTCACCGGGCCACCGCTTCAGGCGTCACGGGGCCAACGGTCGACCACCGGGTTGCGCAGCCTGCCCAGCCCGGTGATCTCGATCTCGACCACGTCGCCCGCCCGCAGGAAGCGGGGTGGATCAAACCCCATGCCCACACCGCTGGGCGTTCCGGTGGCGATGATGTCGCCCGGTTCCAGGGTGATCCCGGCGGAGATGGTGGCCAGCAAGGTGGGAATGTCGAAGATGAAGTGCCGGGTGTTGGCCTCCTGGCGCAGCTCGCCGTTGACCCAAGTGCGGACGTCGACCTCCACGGGCCAGCCCACCGCATCCCGGTGCACCAGGTAGGGCCCGGTGGGGCAGAAGGTGTCCAGGCTCTTGCCCAGGTGCCACTGGCTGGTCCGCCGCTGCAGGTCCCGGGCCGTGACGTCGTTCAGGATCATGTAGCCAAAGATGTGCTCCCGGGCCCGCTCCCTGGGGATGGAGCGGCCCCGCCGCCCGATGACCACCGCCAGCTCGCCCTCGTAGTCGACGGCCTCCGTCACCCCTGGGTGGAGGTAGATCGGGTCGCCGGGTCCCTGCACCGCCGACGCCGCCTTGGTGAACACCACGGGGTGCTGGGGTACGTCCCGGCCGCTGATCTCGAACACATGATCCCGGTAGTTCAGGCCGATGGCCATGACGTTCTTGGGCGGCCGGGCGATGGGTGCCAGCAGGCGCACGCTGTCGCCGGGGTGCCAGAGGGAGCCGGCATCGTCCCCGGTGGCACCGGCAGCCCGATCCCACCAGCGTCTTGCGGCGGTCACGGCTTCGTCACCCAGGGCGATCCAGGCGACCATGTCCTGAGGAACCGGCGGGCCGCCCCAGCGCGCCTGGGCCGCCCCCAGGTCCAGGACCCGCCGCAGGCGCCCCTGCTCGTCCAGCTCGGCCAGCCCGATCTGCACCTGGCCGGCCCGCTCGAACCGGACAAACCGCAAACCTCATCCCTCCAGGGCCGGCACCGGGGGCCTTGCCGGACCACCGACCACATGCTACCCATCCGGGAAGGCCGGGCACCGGTGACCGGGGATTGGGCAGGTAACTCTAGGGAATTCCCTCCCTGCGGCAGCCAATCCTGCCACCGGTGCCGCGCCCTCCGGCGGGGCCCCATCGTCCCTGCACCCCCCGGCCCTGGGGCCACCCCCGGGCCCGCCCCCGCACACAGCCCGGTGGAGGCTGCGCCACAAAAGCCGGGCGGCAGGATGCCCCGGCTGGGCACCCTGCCGCCCGGAAGGACGCCTTGCATGGTTCCCCGCTGCGCCGGCTTCCTAACGCCCCGCGCCGGCGCCCCGGGCCGAACCGGCCCTTTCACCGTGGCGGGCCGAACCCTGGCCGCGTCCCGGCCGGTCCTCGCGCTCCCGCTGGACCGGGGCCTTTTCCCGCTCCTGGTCCTGGAGGGTGGCTGCGGCGGTCGTGGCTGCCTGCTCCTCGGCGCCGTCCTCCTGGAACTCTTCCTCGTCCTCTCCGGTGGCCGGTTCCTCCGGTTGGGACGAGCCTGGCGCCGTGACCTCGGTCTCCCGCGGGCCGGGCTGCTCCTCCCCGGCGTCGCCCGGCTCGGATTCACCGGGCGCGGTGTCTTCCGGCTCCCCCGCCGCGGGCGGCTGGACGGCCGGCCGGTGGGCGGCGGAGATCCAGCGGCCGGGCTTCAGATCCCGGCGGTGGATCCCGTAGAGGGCCAGAAGTTCGTTCAGCGTCCGGCCGAAGGCGTGCACCTTCACCGCCGGATTGGCGGCCACCCCCTGGGCCAGGGCCGTCCCTGCGGCGCCGGTGGCTTCCTCACCGGTCCCGGCCGATTCTTCTCCTGCGGGTGAACGGGGTTCTCCTTCCGGGGTGCCGGCGTCGCCGTCTTCCGTGGGCGAAGGGGTCCCGTCTTCCCCAAGAACCGGTTGGGGCTCGGCCGTGTCACCCTGGCCGCCGGCCAGGGAAGCGAGCCGGACCGCCACGTCCGCGGCCGTCACCTCCTCACCGGTGGCCTGGCGGATGGCCTGGGCGGTGGCGTACAGCAGGGCGATCTGCCCGTAACCGTAACCCTGATCCCGCAGGGCGGTGATCTCGGCGGGCTCCATCATGGCCACCGAGCCGGCCACCAGCTCGGCTTCCGCAGCGGCTTCCAGGGCCTGGTCCAGGGGATCCTGGGCGGCCTGGCCGCCGGTGCCCTCCGCCGCGGTCCCGGTACCGCCAGCTTCGGCGGTGTCCCCCGCCGGGCTCCCGTCAGAGCCCGCCTGCTCCGGGACCGCCTCGCCCTCCATTGGCTCCGCGGCCAGGGACTCCGCGGTCCCGGTCCCGCCGTCACCCTGGTCGCCGGCGGCCGGCGCCGCCTCGACGACGCCCTGGTCACGGTCCTGGCCTGCCGCCACCCGCTTCGGCAAGGCCTCCACCCGGGCCACGGCATCCTCCAGGGCGGTGATGGCCCGGTCCGTGGCAGCGCCTTCCGCCCGGGCCTGCACCAGCCGCTCTTGCGCCAGGCGCAGGTACCCCGCGATGTCGGCGGCCAGGCGCTCGAACCAGGCCGAGGCGGGCGCCAGCTCGGCGAGGCGGTCGGCCCTCCGCTCGGCAAAGGACGCCGCCAGCGCCGCGTCGCCGGCCGGGTCACGGCTGACCCAGAGGCGCACCTGCTCGGAGGCGTAACGGGCGTAGTAGCCCACAGCAAAGAGCCATCCCGGCTCCCCGGAGGAGCCCGCCGCATCCGCCGACACGCCGGCCGTGGCCGGAGAAGCCCCGGGCTGTCCGGCCACGGCACCATCACCCGACGAGGCCATGGCCGGTCCCGGCAGAGCCGTCATCATCAGCATGACCCAGAGCAGGGCGGCGGCCACCCGCCGGCTTGCCCCGCGCGGCCATGGGTCCCGTTCCACCATCGCGCCACCTCCCAAAGGATGCTTGCCGGAGAAGGAACCGCGCCCGGAAGGCTAGGCTTCAAGACCTCGGCAGGCTCCGGGCGGCGCCCATCGCGGCATCCTTCCCCGTTCCCTTCAATTTTTCGGACGAACCGGCGGTCTTTGCGGGCGCGGTGACGATCCGCGGCAACAAATGCACCCGCAGTCCTACCCTGATGGGCGTCCAGCAGGACTTGCGATCCAGGACCAGGGTCCTCCCGGGCCGGCGGGCGGGGGAACCAAATCCCGTGTTAGTTAATCGGTGTTATTGACATCGAAGCCGCGGCACCGGTACAATCGCCCTGAACCTGCAGGTTCGCCTTGCGCTGTTGGCCGGTTGCACCGGCCCTTCTGGGCCAGGCTCGGGACTCTGCGCCCTCCAGCACCCTCCAGCGAAGCGGGGGAGAACGCCATGGATCTGCACGGGCCGGCCTTCTTGCTCCTGGGCGCGGCCTTCGGTCTCGTCTACGGCTTCTTGCTCCAGCGCGGCGACTTCTGCTTCACGTCGGCCTTCCGCGATCTCTACGCCTTTCGCCACACCCGTGTGCTCCAGGGCATCGTCACGGCCGTGGCGGTGACCACCCTGGGCTGGGGGATCGCCCTGTCCGCCGGCTGGGCCACCCCCGACCGTCTCTGGGTACCGCCGGTGGGGTGGAACAGCCTGCTGGGCGGCTTCCTCTTCGGCATCGCCATGTACGTCGCCGGCGGCTGCGCCTCGGGTACCCTCTACCGGGCGGGAATGGGCTACGGGCAGTTCTGGCTCACCCTGCTCGGCATGGGTGCCGGCTACTACGCGTTCCTGCGCCTGTTCCCGGACGTGCTCCAGCCCTACTTCTTCAAGCCCCTGCAGATCACCGGCCCCGTCACCCTGTACCGCCTGCTGCCCTGGCCGCCTCTCTTGACGAGCCTGCTGGCGGTGGCCGTCCTGCTGCTGGGGGTCGTCCTGGTGGCCGGTCCCGGGGCCCTCGGCCGCAGCCTACGGGAGGTGGCCGCGTTCTTCCGCCAGGGTCCGGGAACCTTGCTGCGGCTGCGGTCCTGGGACACCCGGGCGGTGGGGCTCCTGCTGGGCCTGGTGTCGACGCTGCAGTTCAGCCTGTGGACCATCTGGGGCATCACCGGGCCCGAGACCCGGTGGGTGGCCGTGGCCTGGGCCGCCGTGGACGATCCGGCCCGCGTCGCGGCCAACCCGTACGTGGCGAGCCTGTTCCGCGGCTACCCCGGCCTGGTGCCCGGGCCGGAGGAAGTGCTGATCGCCGGCATCATCGCCGGCGCCGCCCTGTCGGCCCGGCTGAACGGCACCTTCCGCTGGCGCAGGCCGCGGCTGCGGCGGCTGCCCAACGCCGTGGCGGGAGGCTTCTTGCTGGCCTTCGCCTCCCGGCTCACCCCGGGGTGCAACATCGGCAACCTGCTGAGCGGCCTCCCCGCCCTCTCCCTGCACAGCCTGCTGGCTTCGGCGGGCATCGCGACGGGCATCTATACGGCGTGGAAGATCGCCCACCTGCGGCAGGCCGCCCTGTTGACCTCGTGCCGGGTGGAGCCGGCGACCGCCGGCACGGGGACCGGCACGCCGGCGAAGCCTGCGGCGGCACCGCCGGCGGGAATCTGAGGGCACGGGGAACGGCAAGGGAGGTGGATACCATGGCCCTGTTCAAGCGGCCCAACCTGGAGCAGGCGCGCCAGCGGCTGGCGGCCCTGGGCCAGGCCAATCTGGTGGACCGGACCGGCGCCGGCACCGCCGTCACCGCCGACCGGGAGATCGACGTCACGGGCGAGATCTGCCCCTACCCGGTGGACGCTGCCCTGGAGGCGCTGGCCCGGATGGCGCCGGGCCAGGTGCTGGCCGAGCTGACGGATCACACCATCTCCACCCACACCGTCCCCGCCGCGGTGGAGCGGTCGGGCCTGGGTGAGGTGCTGCGCATCGAGGAAAAGGAGCCGGGCCTTTACCGCATCCTGATCCGCCGGCGGTGACGCCCTCCGGGTGACAGGGGACTCCCGGCGGGTGGAGGCGCCGTGGCCCTGCCAGGGCTCCTGCGCCCCCGCCGGCCCGGGGCCGTCCCCCTGGGCCCGGCGGGCAGCCGGTCCGTGCTCTCGGCCGCTCGGATCGCAGGGCTAGGCAGGGTTCGGAGAGCTAAGCAGGGTCCTTCCGCCGTCCGGAGCGGCGCCGGCCGCTGTGCCGGCGGGTCGGCCGGCGGCCTGCCCCGGCCCACCGCCACGGCAGGCGCAGGTCCTTGTGCCCGCAGGCGATGCACCGGAAGCCTCCGGGTCCGTCCACCTTCAGCCACCGGGGGCTCCGGCCCCATCGCCGAGGGAGCCCGTGACGGCCCCGGACTCTTCCGCCCCCACGGGCCGTGCTTCCGCTCCCGGGGACCGCCCGCCCCGGGGTTCCGTTGCCCGGGACCCGCCCCGGGGTTCCGGCGCCCGGGGCAGGACGAACCAGAGACGCGTGCCCTGCCCGGGGGCGGACTCCACGCCCACCCGGCCCCCGTGGGCTTCCACCAGGGCCCGCACGATGCTGAGGCCCAGGCCCGCACCGCGGCTGCGGGCCGCCTCCCGCCCCCGGTAAAAGGGCTCAAAGATCCGCGGCAGGTCGGCGGGATCGATACCCGGGCCGTCGTCGGCCACCTGGACCCGGATCCCGCCGGGCACCCCCGCCGCGTCCAGCCTCACCTGGCCCTCCGGACCGGCGTGCCGGGCGGCGTTGTCCACCAGGTTGCCCAGCACCTGGGCCAGGCGGTGGGGGTCCGCTTCCAGCCACACCCCGGCCAGGCCCGGGTCGATCCGCACCTGCCAGCGGGCGCCCCGCTCCCGGACCAGCGCCTCCAGGGCCGTGGCCCGTTCCTCCAGCCACGGTCCCGCGGCAAAGCGCTCCAGCCGCAGGTCCAGCTGGCCCGTCTCGATCTGGGCCAGCTGGAAGAGGTCGTCGATCAGCCGGCCCAGCCGCTCGGCCTCGGCCACGATCTGCCCCGCCTGGCGGCGGGCGGCGGGTCCCGCTTCCACCAGCCCGTCCCTCAGGGCTTCCCCCAGCCCGCGGATCACCGTCACCGGGGTGCGCAGCTCATGGGAGATGGTGGCCAGCATGGCCCGCCGCAGGGCCTGGGAGCGGCGCAGCTCGCCCACCAGCCCCTCGATGCGCTCGGCCATGTGGTTGAACCCGGCCGCCAGGCCGGCGATCTCGTCCCGGCCGGCCACCCGCAGGCGCCGGGACAGCTCGCCCGCGGCCAGGGCCGCCGCCGCCTCCTGGATCGCCGCCAGCCGCCGCACCATCCGGTAGCCCACGGCCCAGCCCGCCGCCAGGGCCACGGCCACGGCCGCCCCGGTGCCCAGGGCGAGCCAGGTGCCGATCTCCCGGCGCACGCCACCCAGTTCCCGCAGGGGCCGGAAGACCACCACGGTGCCCAGGCTCCCCTGGCCGCCGGGCACGGGAATCGGGGCCACGGCCACCACCGCCGGCACGTTGGCCAGGATCTCCCGAACACCGTATCCCGGCGCCCGGATGCCCCGGATCACCTCGGGCGCCAGCTGCCAGCCCTCCAGATCGCCCACCAGGGTGGCGGAGTTCCAGCGGATCCGCCCGGCCGGATCGACCACCAGCACTTCCCCGTCCACATAAAGGCGCGACAGCCGCACCGCCGCCAGGTCGGCCAGATAGGTGGCGGGCAGCCCGGGGAACGCCTGCACGTCCAGAAGGGCCACCACGCTGCGGGCCTGGCGCAGCAGCACGGGCCCCAGGGCGTCCACCATGGCCCGCTCGGCCAGGGCGGGAGCGCCCACCAGAAGCAGCAGGGCCACCACCACCAGGATGGAGGCATAAACCAGCGCCATGCGCCAGGCCAGCCGCAAGTCAGCTCGCCTCGCCCTCGGGGTCGAACCGGTACCCCACGCTCCACACCGTCTTGAGATAGCGCGGGTGCTGGGGATCGGGCTCGATCTTCCGCCGCAGCCGCTGCACGTGGACGTCCACGGTGCGGGTATCGCCGGCATAGGAGAAGTCCCAGACCCGCTCCAGCAGCTGCTGGCGGGTGAAGACCCGGTGGGGGTGGGTGACGAACAGGGCCAGAAGGTCGAATTCCTTGGGGGTGCAGGCCACCTCCCGGCCGCCCACCCAGAGCCGCCGGGCGGCCAGGTCGACGGCGCACCGGCCGAACCGCACGGTCACCGGCGCCGGCTCCCTGGTGGCCCGGGCCCGGCGCAGTACGGCCCGGACCCGGGCCACCAACTCGCGGGGACTGAAGGGCTTGGTTACGTAATCGTCCGCGCCCAGTTCCAGGCCCAGCACCCGGTCCGTCTCGTCGGCCCGGGCGGTCAGGCAGACCACCGGAGTCCCGGCCTCCACCAGCTCCCGGCACAGGTCAAGGCCGCTGCCGTCGGGCAGCATCAGGTCCAGGACGACCAGCGCCGGCGCTTCGCCCCGCAGGGCGGCGCGGGCTCCCGCCAGGCTGGCCGCTTCCCGCACGGCGAACCCTTCCCGCTCCAGGTAGAGCCGGCAGACCTCCCGGATCCCCGGCTCGTCGTCCACCACCAGGATGCGCTCCCCCGGCACGCCCCGGCCCTCCCCGCCCTGCCGCCGTTGCAGCGGCCGTTGGTTTCAGGTTCCGCTCTGCCGTCCCCGGCTCCCCTGCCGCCGTCCTCCGCCCCGACCTGGGCCCCCGGCCTTGCACCCGGTGCCCGCCCCCCGGCGGCGCCGCCGGTCGGCGGCGAGGCGGGGGGCTCCGGGGCGCCCCAGGGGCTGCCGGCCGGGGAAGCCGGCACCGGCGCGGCCGCGCCGGCAGCCTCAGCCGGCAAGCCGGGCAGGCGGTGCTTCATCCTCAGCAGCCGGTGCCTCGTCCTTACTCGTCCTTAAAAGAAGCCGTACCGCTGCTCCTTCCAGGGGTCGGCCTCGTTGTGGTAGCCGCGTTCCTCCCAGTAGCCCGGCCGGTCCTCGGGGAGCAGTTCGAAGCCCCGCACCCACTTGGCGCTCTTCCAGAAGTACCGGTGGGGCACCAGGAGCCGCACCGGGTAGCCGTGTTCCGGCGCCAGGGGCCGGCCGTCGAACTCGAAGGCCAGAAGCACGTCGTCGCGGTACAGGTCGGCCAGGGGCAGGTTGGTGGTGTAGTCCGGGTCGGCGTGGACCAGGACGAACCGGGCCTCCGGCTTGACCCCGGCTTCCTCCAGTACCCGGGCCGCCGGGACGCCGCGCCAGCGGGTGCCCAGCTTGCTCCAGCGGGTCACGCAGTGGATGTCCACCACCACCTCGCGGGCAGGGAGGCGGCGGAACTCGTCCCAGGTCAGGGTGACGGGCCGCTCCACTTCACCGAAGACGTGAATACTCCAGTCGCTCAGGTCGTCCCGGTAGCGGGGCACCTCGCCCGTGTGAAGGACCGGAAACTTCTCGGTCACCACCTGGCCGGGCGGCACCCGGTCCCGTACGCTGGTTTCGGCCAACGCCTTCACCTCCGCTGCCTAGTCTCTCCAGACCGCCGGAGCCCGCCCCGCCGCAGGCGCCCCTGCCGGAGCCGGTTCCGCCAAGGCCGGGGGGTGCGCCAGGGCCCCGGACCGCAGGGGCCCGGCGGGGAACAATCAACCTGGCCGAAGGAGGTCGACGCCCATGCCCAGTACCCTCTGGCAGGCAGGTCGCATCGCCCGCCCCGCCCTTTATGCCCGGCCCCAGGACCCCGTGGGCCGGGTGCTGGCGGCGCTGCAGCAGGCCGGCTTCAGCCGGGCGCCCGTATGGGACGGCCGGCAGGTCACCGGGGCCCTGACCGCCCGCACCTGGCAGCGCCTGCTGGCGGAAGAACTCGATCCGGACCGGGTGACGGCCGCCCAGGTGCAGGAGCCGCCCCTGCCCCAGGTGACGCCCGCCGCCGGCCTGCTGGAGGTGCTGGACGGGCTCGCCCGCGCCCCCGCCGTGGTGGTGGCCGCCCCCGGCCGGCAACCCGGGATCATCACCTACGTCGACGTGGTCCGCGACGCGGCGCCCTACCTCTGGCTGCGGGAGCTGGAGCAGGTCCTGCGGGTCCTCCTGTACCGCCTCGAAGCCTCGGGTCCCCGGGGCGGCTGGCTCGCTCTGCTGCCGCCCGCCCAGGC
This is a stretch of genomic DNA from Thermaerobacter sp. PB12/4term. It encodes these proteins:
- a CDS encoding YeeE/YedE family protein gives rise to the protein MDLHGPAFLLLGAAFGLVYGFLLQRGDFCFTSAFRDLYAFRHTRVLQGIVTAVAVTTLGWGIALSAGWATPDRLWVPPVGWNSLLGGFLFGIAMYVAGGCASGTLYRAGMGYGQFWLTLLGMGAGYYAFLRLFPDVLQPYFFKPLQITGPVTLYRLLPWPPLLTSLLAVAVLLLGVVLVAGPGALGRSLREVAAFFRQGPGTLLRLRSWDTRAVGLLLGLVSTLQFSLWTIWGITGPETRWVAVAWAAVDDPARVAANPYVASLFRGYPGLVPGPEEVLIAGIIAGAALSARLNGTFRWRRPRLRRLPNAVAGGFLLAFASRLTPGCNIGNLLSGLPALSLHSLLASAGIATGIYTAWKIAHLRQAALLTSCRVEPATAGTGTGTPAKPAAAPPAGI
- a CDS encoding sulfite oxidase-like oxidoreductase, encoding MAETSVRDRVPPGQVVTEKFPVLHTGEVPRYRDDLSDWSIHVFGEVERPVTLTWDEFRRLPAREVVVDIHCVTRWSKLGTRWRGVPAARVLEEAGVKPEARFVLVHADPDYTTNLPLADLYRDDVLLAFEFDGRPLAPEHGYPVRLLVPHRYFWKSAKWVRGFELLPEDRPGYWEERGYHNEADPWKEQRYGFF
- a CDS encoding fumarylacetoacetate hydrolase family protein, with the translated sequence MRFVRFERAGQVQIGLAELDEQGRLRRVLDLGAAQARWGGPPVPQDMVAWIALGDEAVTAARRWWDRAAGATGDDAGSLWHPGDSVRLLAPIARPPKNVMAIGLNYRDHVFEISGRDVPQHPVVFTKAASAVQGPGDPIYLHPGVTEAVDYEGELAVVIGRRGRSIPRERAREHIFGYMILNDVTARDLQRRTSQWHLGKSLDTFCPTGPYLVHRDAVGWPVEVDVRTWVNGELRQEANTRHFIFDIPTLLATISAGITLEPGDIIATGTPSGVGMGFDPPRFLRAGDVVEIEITGLGRLRNPVVDRWPRDA
- a CDS encoding CBS domain-containing protein, with product MPSTLWQAGRIARPALYARPQDPVGRVLAALQQAGFSRAPVWDGRQVTGALTARTWQRLLAEELDPDRVTAAQVQEPPLPQVTPAAGLLEVLDGLARAPAVVVAAPGRQPGIITYVDVVRDAAPYLWLRELEQVLRVLLYRLEASGPRGGWLALLPPAQARRIEEYCRRDGGSDPLDYVDLYDLRQLVEAGWDRWFRSWLSPLDLGAALDLLDRLRHARNDVAHMRDLSPGQRQELEQAVRRLREPVRRRLLDEPPTRPDRR
- a CDS encoding response regulator transcription factor, which codes for MPGERILVVDDEPGIREVCRLYLEREGFAVREAASLAGARAALRGEAPALVVLDLMLPDGSGLDLCRELVEAGTPVVCLTARADETDRVLGLELGADDYVTKPFSPRELVARVRAVLRRARATREPAPVTVRFGRCAVDLAARRLWVGGREVACTPKEFDLLALFVTHPHRVFTRQQLLERVWDFSYAGDTRTVDVHVQRLRRKIEPDPQHPRYLKTVWSVGYRFDPEGEAS
- a CDS encoding sulfurtransferase TusA family protein — encoded protein: MALFKRPNLEQARQRLAALGQANLVDRTGAGTAVTADREIDVTGEICPYPVDAALEALARMAPGQVLAELTDHTISTHTVPAAVERSGLGEVLRIEEKEPGLYRILIRRR
- a CDS encoding ketopantoate reductase family protein, which produces MHIAVIGAGGVGGYFGALLARAAQWAEPGTALHGARVGFLARGRHLRVMRRSGLHIESVYGRFSLRPVATDRGLRLAEELALPPGQGADLVLVTVKTYSLPGVLDEMAALVGSETAILPLMNGIDHLEVLAGRFGRQRVLGGLCHIETALVEPGRIRQTSARRDITFGELDGQVTPRVERIAAAFAAAGIPHRVSDRILADMWMKLIFISAMGGMTAAANRPLGAVLGDPDGRAVYERMVQEAVAVARAAGVELPPDAFEQVMATTLGMDPAMTSSLQRDLAARRPVEVDALCGAVVRYGQRYGVDTPCQQAITAAIRLRAGAEA
- a CDS encoding HAMP domain-containing sensor histidine kinase; this encodes MRLAWRMALVYASILVVVALLLLVGAPALAERAMVDALGPVLLRQARSVVALLDVQAFPGLPATYLADLAAVRLSRLYVDGEVLVVDPAGRIRWNSATLVGDLEGWQLAPEVIRGIRAPGYGVREILANVPAVVAVAPIPVPGGQGSLGTVVVFRPLRELGGVRREIGTWLALGTGAAVAVALAAGWAVGYRMVRRLAAIQEAAAALAAGELSRRLRVAGRDEIAGLAAGFNHMAERIEGLVGELRRSQALRRAMLATISHELRTPVTVIRGLGEALRDGLVEAGPAARRQAGQIVAEAERLGRLIDDLFQLAQIETGQLDLRLERFAAGPWLEERATALEALVRERGARWQVRIDPGLAGVWLEADPHRLAQVLGNLVDNAARHAGPEGQVRLDAAGVPGGIRVQVADDGPGIDPADLPRIFEPFYRGREAARSRGAGLGLSIVRALVEAHGGRVGVESAPGQGTRLWFVLPRAPEPRGGSRATEPRGGRSPGAEARPVGAEESGAVTGSLGDGAGAPGG